In Deinococcus puniceus, one genomic interval encodes:
- a CDS encoding ABC transporter permease, whose protein sequence is MTYISDSRPSPVASRIALIVSGVAAAGLVLTPLAVLGRSFDGNAVLLHLSGAALNLTSDPQVRLPSSGTTVALGWVTLLFMLATLVGALRRERWFWVTGLLGFVTALAAVLLLNGVLGAESARIAADNTLRPGAKRTLRNFYGGGGMNLGLFLPMLAGLIAAGAGLSARQVWWDRLNRLRGLLVPTVAIGLAILVGAIVVLLVQPAVNGTGAALGLWGGWLAKTDLVYFVYSTLFAPITRLNPFLDSLKLATPLIFTGLSVAFAFRTGLFNVGAPGQLTMGAIGAMLVGVYAPAGLGWFLLPLSVLGAALGGAIWGAIPGLLKARFGSSEVINTIMLNYIASAIFIFLIGSETFPFLGREYNMPFKAEGFEARSEELQEGARLPTLLQLFNVGTDGATVMSLGLIFGLIAFALGRWILGRHKVKNGTLLALIAGLVIGAVTWRVGVPVQIAGSQLNASFLIALICVAAFGTLMWRTATGYALRAVGLSPKAAEYGGISVARNTILAMTFAGMFAGLAGTHYVNGGALDEYRLKGNMPANVGFDGIAVALMGQSTPVGVVAASVLFGTIDTGGIDVDLKLEKINKDIVTVLKALIVLFIAAGGFLSRRVTDPPPPQLLKAVETTGKPDAARLDVNLAKAEQGTPLPNVAQSSDAKTREGGK, encoded by the coding sequence GTGACGTACATTTCTGATTCTCGCCCCTCTCCCGTCGCGTCGCGGATCGCACTGATTGTCAGTGGGGTCGCGGCGGCGGGTCTGGTCTTAACGCCCTTGGCCGTGCTGGGGCGCTCTTTTGACGGCAACGCGGTGCTGCTGCACCTCAGCGGCGCGGCCCTGAACCTGACCAGTGACCCTCAGGTGAGGCTGCCCTCTTCCGGTACGACTGTGGCGCTGGGCTGGGTCACCCTGTTGTTTATGCTGGCCACGCTGGTCGGTGCGCTACGCCGGGAACGCTGGTTTTGGGTCACGGGCCTGCTGGGCTTCGTGACCGCGCTGGCCGCCGTGCTGCTCCTGAACGGTGTGCTGGGGGCAGAATCGGCCCGCATTGCCGCCGACAACACGCTGAGGCCCGGAGCAAAACGCACCCTGCGTAACTTTTACGGGGGCGGCGGCATGAACTTGGGGCTGTTTTTGCCCATGCTGGCCGGACTGATCGCGGCGGGCGCGGGCCTCAGTGCGCGGCAGGTCTGGTGGGATCGCCTAAACCGCCTGCGCGGGCTGTTGGTACCCACTGTGGCGATTGGGCTGGCCATTCTGGTGGGTGCCATCGTGGTGCTGCTGGTGCAACCCGCCGTCAACGGCACGGGCGCGGCGCTGGGGCTGTGGGGCGGCTGGCTGGCCAAAACCGATCTGGTGTATTTCGTGTACTCCACGCTGTTTGCGCCCATTACCCGCCTGAACCCGTTCCTAGACAGCCTCAAGCTGGCGACCCCGCTCATCTTCACGGGCCTCAGCGTGGCGTTCGCCTTCCGCACGGGCCTCTTTAATGTGGGCGCTCCGGGTCAGCTGACCATGGGAGCCATCGGCGCGATGCTGGTGGGCGTCTACGCTCCAGCTGGGCTGGGCTGGTTTTTGCTGCCGCTGTCGGTGCTGGGCGCGGCGTTGGGTGGGGCGATCTGGGGGGCCATTCCCGGCCTGCTCAAAGCCCGCTTCGGCTCCAGCGAAGTCATCAATACCATCATGCTCAATTACATCGCGTCGGCCATCTTTATTTTCCTGATCGGCAGCGAAACCTTCCCCTTCCTGGGCCGCGAATACAACATGCCCTTCAAAGCCGAGGGGTTTGAGGCCCGCAGCGAGGAACTGCAAGAAGGCGCACGCCTGCCCACGCTGCTGCAACTGTTCAACGTGGGCACGGACGGCGCAACCGTCATGAGTCTCGGCCTGATTTTTGGTCTGATCGCCTTTGCGCTGGGCCGCTGGATTCTGGGCCGCCACAAAGTCAAGAACGGCACGCTGCTGGCCCTGATCGCCGGACTGGTCATCGGCGCGGTCACGTGGCGGGTGGGCGTTCCCGTGCAGATCGCGGGCAGCCAGCTGAACGCTTCGTTCCTGATCGCGCTGATCTGCGTGGCCGCCTTCGGAACCCTGATGTGGCGCACGGCCACCGGGTACGCGCTACGTGCGGTGGGCCTGTCGCCCAAAGCAGCCGAATACGGCGGCATCAGCGTGGCCCGTAACACCATTTTGGCCATGACCTTTGCAGGAATGTTCGCGGGATTGGCGGGCACGCACTACGTCAACGGCGGCGCACTCGACGAATACCGCCTGAAGGGCAACATGCCCGCCAACGTGGGTTTCGACGGCATCGCGGTGGCGCTGATGGGCCAAAGCACCCCGGTAGGCGTGGTGGCCGCCAGCGTCTTGTTCGGCACCATCGACACGGGCGGCATCGACGTCGACCTGAAGCTGGAAAAAATTAATAAGGACATCGTGACGGTGCTGAAGGCCCTGATCGTGCTGTTCATCGCCGCAGGCGGATTCCTCAGCCGCCGCGTGACCGATCCGCCACCCCCGCAACTGCTGAAGGCGGTAGAAACCACCGGCAAACCCGACGCAGCGAGGCTGGACGTGAATCTGGCCAAGGCTGAGCAAGGGACGCCACTCCCGAATGTCGCCCAATCCTCGGACGCCAAGACCCGCGAAGGGGGCAAGTAA
- a CDS encoding ABC transporter permease gives MQDLLAQIFGVSFLAIFIRSFVPLLLTALGGLFSERSGVVNIALEGLIIFGALTGAIITKQIEPALGPLSPWVGWLAGALVGGFVAWIHALLSIKYRADQVISGTAINLLALGVPPVILAALYGSSTESPKVDYGLPLWGVGELRFSPPVYFAFIAVAVIWYVVYKTPYGLRLRATGEQPGAAASMGVNVRKMRYSAVILSGVLAGTAGVFLSIGNLDSYVRNMSAGMGFIALAALIFGQWKPLGVLGATLLFGFLQALSIQLGGTDLLPPTLVSALPFVVTIIALIFTGRSAAPKAIGKPFDG, from the coding sequence ATGCAAGACCTTCTCGCTCAGATTTTTGGCGTGTCCTTTCTCGCCATCTTTATCCGATCCTTCGTCCCGCTTCTGCTCACAGCACTCGGCGGCCTCTTTTCAGAACGCAGCGGCGTGGTCAACATCGCCCTAGAAGGCCTGATCATCTTCGGCGCACTCACGGGCGCAATCATTACCAAGCAGATCGAGCCTGCGCTGGGGCCGCTGTCGCCCTGGGTGGGCTGGCTGGCCGGGGCACTCGTAGGCGGATTCGTGGCCTGGATTCACGCGCTCCTCAGCATCAAATACCGCGCCGATCAGGTCATCAGCGGCACGGCCATCAACCTGCTCGCTCTGGGTGTGCCGCCCGTTATTCTGGCCGCCCTGTACGGCAGCAGCACCGAAAGCCCCAAGGTGGACTACGGCCTGCCGCTGTGGGGCGTGGGCGAACTGCGCTTTTCGCCGCCTGTGTACTTCGCCTTTATCGCGGTGGCCGTCATCTGGTATGTGGTGTATAAAACGCCGTATGGCCTACGCCTGCGGGCGACGGGCGAGCAACCCGGCGCGGCGGCGAGCATGGGCGTCAACGTCCGCAAGATGCGCTACAGCGCCGTGATCCTGTCGGGCGTGCTGGCGGGCACGGCGGGCGTGTTCCTCAGCATCGGCAACCTCGATTCCTACGTGCGGAACATGAGCGCCGGGATGGGGTTCATCGCTCTGGCCGCGCTGATCTTCGGGCAGTGGAAACCGCTGGGCGTGCTGGGGGCCACGCTTCTCTTCGGGTTCCTGCAAGCGCTGTCCATTCAACTGGGGGGCACCGATCTGCTGCCGCCCACGCTGGTATCGGCCCTGCCCTTCGTGGTCACCATCATCGCCCTGATCTTCACGGGCCGCAGCGCCGCGCCCAAAGCCATCGGCAAACCTTTCGACGGCTGA
- the ndk gene encoding nucleoside-diphosphate kinase produces MERTFAMIKPDGVRRGLTPEILARIQKKGYRVVGLKQMTIARETAESHYGEHKERPFFGELVDFITGGPVVAIALEGENAILGWRGMMGATNPANAAPGSIRADFATTTGENVTHGSDSPESAERELALFFAPGELL; encoded by the coding sequence ATGGAACGTACTTTTGCCATGATCAAGCCCGATGGGGTTCGCCGGGGCCTGACGCCCGAAATTCTCGCCCGCATTCAGAAGAAGGGCTACCGCGTGGTGGGCCTGAAACAGATGACGATTGCCCGTGAAACCGCCGAGTCGCACTACGGCGAACATAAAGAGCGCCCCTTTTTCGGGGAACTCGTGGACTTCATCACGGGCGGCCCTGTGGTGGCTATTGCTCTGGAGGGCGAAAACGCCATTCTGGGCTGGCGCGGCATGATGGGCGCGACCAACCCCGCCAACGCCGCTCCCGGCAGCATCCGCGCCGACTTTGCCACCACCACCGGCGAAAACGTGACGCACGGCAGCGACAGCCCCGAGAGCGCAGAGCGCGAGTTGGCTCTGTTCTTCGCCCCCGGCGAACTGCTGTAA